Part of the Sorghum bicolor cultivar BTx623 chromosome 1, Sorghum_bicolor_NCBIv3, whole genome shotgun sequence genome, CTCCTAGGAAAAATTGGTATCTACTGCTTACTTACAACCTCATCTTTAGATTCTACCTGAAATTGAAGGGGATAAAAGTGTAATCAAACACATAAAAGACAAGAAATAATAATTCTACAGTTCAAAGCAAATTATTCTCAGAACTTATATTTCCTAGTACTAGTAAATATGCCAGTAAGCCAAGGAAAGATGTCATTTCAGGAATCAGGATAGCATTGTGGACCTGATCTGCAGATTTTTTCCGAATTTTTCTAGTTGCACTCCTCATTGTGACGAATTCCTCAGCAGATGTTGGGTGAATGCCAATGGTGGCATCAAAATCTTGTTTTGTCAACCCAGCTTTAACAGCAATCGCAATTCCCTGAGAGAAAACACGTAAATTCAGGAACCAGTTAAGAATGAAACAGAAATGGGAGTAAAAATGAAGTCATGCAAACCTGAATTATCTCAGGTGCATCATCACCACACATGTGCactcctacaactttgtttgatGTAGCGCACACAAGAATCTTCATTAGTACACGATCAGGTAGTCCAGACAGAGTGGCCTTGAGAGGCCTGAAGTTGGCAACAAAGACATCAACATCTCCATACTCTTCGATTGCCTGCAAAAATAAGCATCTATGAATTTCTGTCTGTTGCAAGTTATGACACTGATGCAGGCTATGTATCATCACCTGCTCCTCAGTAAGACCAACTTGTCCAATTGGTGGTTGGGAGAACACAGCAGAAGGTATAGTTCTGTCAAAAATTGAAATTCACAGTGAAAGAGTAGCCAGTTGATATCCATAAATATCATGGCCTCATGGCCAGCGTCCATGACGGGATAGACACCACCAGATGGAATCGGCTTGTTGGGGATGAGAACTAGATCATAGATTAGAGGGAGGAACACAAGAGGGGGATTATATTGATTTCTTGCTTGTCTATGTTTGGTGCATCTCTCCTTTCATAGAAAGGTTTATTTGACTCCTAACGAATAGATCTAATCTACTACTAACAAACCTAACATTATCTCTAACTAACCGTAAGCCTGAGGGAGAGGGTGCTACAGTAAGGGCCATGCTACTGTGCCAAACCAACCTAGGGAGCCCAGCTGGCTGCCCATAACAATAAAGTAGTGAGATTAATTATGGTTTTCAGTAGAAAGCTCAAGTCTGTTCTAGCTGGATAGGTAAGCCAAACGAACCATCAGGACAACCACCATGAATATGTGGTGCTCAAGATTGCTGGTGATGAACTGATGATATGATAAATATACATACCTGTAATCTGGTTTGGTAGGTTCATTGCCAAAGACAGTTTTCGCAAATGCCCCACCCTCCATCAGTGCAACTGGTGTCAGGTTGACCCTATTGGTAACATCTCCCACAGCCCAAATGGAATCAACTGAGGTACGAGAATACTCATCAACCTAGCACGAAATTGTTGCAAAAGCTCCAAAGATTACAGAGCGATAAACAAATAAACTTGGCACCAGTTATTGTAATAACCTACCACTATCGCACCATTCttatccatttcgacccccaccTCTTCCAGTCCAAGGTTCTACAAGGATTGCAACTATGTCAGGAATTAGAATGAATGAATCAATATATGTGTAAAATCTCAAGAACTGCAAGTGCTCTTTGTTACTACCTTTGTATTTGGTCTGCGACCTGTTGCGAACATTACATGTGAGAACCCACCAAAAGTTTCTTTATTTGTCTTCAGAGATAACAGACCATCATTTGATTTAGTTATAGCTTGAGGGCTCTCTTCTGTATGAAATGTGATGCCCCTTAAAGACATTTGTTCAGCGACGAAATCTCTAACCTGTGCATCCAAAACAGAAGGAcaaaaaataaacaaagaagCAATACATTTTATCTGTTAGTAACGCTATCTTTGCTTTTCTAAATATACGCTCACCTCTTCATCAAATCCTCTTAAAACTTTCTTCTGCCGAATAAACACATGGACTTCACTTTTTA contains:
- the LOC8059844 gene encoding glutathione reductase, chloroplastic; its protein translation is MAAHATLPFSCSSTLQTLTRTLSPRGTHQLRRGFLRLPSLAALPRLARPCRRHVSASAAAAPNGASAEGEYDYDLFTIGAGSGGVRASRFASTLHGARVAICEMPFATIASDELGGLGGTCVLRGCVPKKLLVYGSKYSHEFEESRGFGWTYETDPKHDWNTLIANKNTELQRLVGIYRNILNNAGVTLIEGRGKIVDAHTVSVNGKLYTAKHILVGVGGRPSMPDIPGIEHVIDSDAALDLPSKPEKIAIVGGGYIALEFAGIFNGLKSEVHVFIRQKKVLRGFDEEVRDFVAEQMSLRGITFHTEESPQAITKSNDGLLSLKTNKETFGGFSHVMFATGRRPNTKNLGLEEVGVEMDKNGAIVVDEYSRTSVDSIWAVGDVTNRVNLTPVALMEGGAFAKTVFGNEPTKPDYRTIPSAVFSQPPIGQVGLTEEQAIEEYGDVDVFVANFRPLKATLSGLPDRVLMKILVCATSNKVVGVHMCGDDAPEIIQGIAIAVKAGLTKQDFDATIGIHPTSAEEFVTMRSATRKIRKKSADQVESKDEVVSKQ